In Bordetella holmesii ATCC 51541, the following proteins share a genomic window:
- a CDS encoding putative exported protein has translation MKRTPVGRRAALLALGGLLSMSVHAQDKNFPAHALTLVVPFAAGGPTDVVARSLGASMSKTLGQPIVVENRTGAGGTLGPSFVSRAQPDGYTLLIHHNGMATAPALYKKLPYDPLKDFEYVGQVADVPMTLMGRKSLPPADMPAFIAYARANGNKINLANAGPGAVSQLCGTLLQDALGTQFTEIPYAGTAPAMSALLGGQVDMLCDQTTQTLPQIKGGSVKLYGVTTQERIKSLPDAPTLEESGLKGFEVMVWHGIYAPKGTPKAQIDRINEALRIALKDPAFATKMNELGAEIVPAAKQTPEGLHSWLQSETTKWGGMMKKAGIEPQ, from the coding sequence ATGAAACGTACCCCCGTCGGTCGCCGTGCGGCCCTGCTGGCCCTGGGCGGTCTGCTCTCGATGAGCGTTCATGCCCAAGACAAGAATTTCCCCGCGCACGCCCTGACTTTGGTCGTGCCTTTCGCGGCCGGTGGTCCCACGGATGTGGTGGCCCGTTCACTGGGCGCATCGATGAGCAAAACATTAGGCCAGCCCATCGTGGTCGAGAACCGCACCGGCGCCGGCGGCACGCTCGGTCCTTCGTTTGTCTCGCGAGCCCAGCCAGATGGTTATACGCTGCTCATTCACCACAATGGAATGGCTACAGCCCCGGCACTGTACAAGAAACTGCCCTACGACCCCTTGAAGGATTTCGAGTACGTCGGCCAGGTCGCCGATGTGCCAATGACGCTCATGGGCCGCAAGAGCCTGCCGCCCGCCGACATGCCCGCCTTCATCGCCTATGCTCGCGCCAACGGCAACAAAATCAACCTCGCCAATGCCGGACCGGGCGCCGTGTCGCAACTATGCGGCACGCTGCTACAGGATGCCCTGGGCACACAGTTCACGGAAATCCCCTACGCCGGCACGGCGCCTGCCATGAGCGCCCTGCTGGGCGGACAGGTGGATATGCTGTGCGATCAGACCACGCAAACGCTTCCGCAGATCAAAGGCGGCAGCGTCAAACTCTACGGGGTCACCACGCAGGAGCGCATCAAGTCGCTGCCGGATGCGCCCACCCTGGAGGAAAGCGGCTTGAAGGGATTCGAAGTCATGGTCTGGCATGGCATCTACGCGCCCAAGGGCACGCCTAAAGCCCAGATCGACCGCATCAACGAAGCCTTGCGCATTGCGCTCAAGGATCCGGCGTTTGCCACCAAGATGAATGAACTGGGCGCCGAGATCGTGCCTGCGGCCAAGCAGACCCCCGAGGGACTGCATAGCTGGCTGCAGTCGGAAACAACCAAGTGGGGCGGCATGATGAAAAAAGCCGGCATCGAACCTCAATAA
- a CDS encoding doxX family protein — protein MSFGNFLRARQLEPALALLLLRLWTGLEFARAGWTKLSGGLQAPAWFRGLDFPVPHVWLPANLNWVSAGVLELALGVALIVGLCTRWAAAALIYIVFVAVYSVHFDLGWAGWNQIETDEGLGFKVPLMLALMLFALFACGAGDWSLDRRLGRCRQRRGG, from the coding sequence ATGAGTTTCGGGAATTTCTTGCGCGCACGACAGCTTGAGCCGGCCTTGGCGCTTCTGTTGCTGCGACTGTGGACAGGCCTTGAGTTTGCTCGGGCGGGGTGGACCAAACTGAGCGGCGGCCTGCAGGCGCCAGCCTGGTTCCGCGGATTGGACTTTCCCGTGCCACACGTCTGGCTACCCGCCAACCTGAACTGGGTCAGCGCCGGCGTGCTGGAGTTGGCGCTGGGTGTGGCGCTTATCGTCGGCCTGTGCACGCGCTGGGCCGCGGCCGCGCTGATCTACATCGTTTTCGTTGCCGTCTATTCGGTGCACTTCGATCTCGGCTGGGCGGGGTGGAACCAGATCGAAACCGATGAGGGATTGGGCTTCAAGGTGCCGCTAATGCTGGCCTTGATGCTGTTTGCACTGTTTGCCTGCGGCGCGGGTGACTGGTCGCTGGACCGACGCTTGGGACGCTGCAGGCAGCGGCGAGGCGGCTAA
- the metF gene encoding 5,10-methylenetetrahydrofolate reductase — translation MTDTTSPAFSLEFFPPRDIAAQERLVRAAKQMLAIQPRYVSVTFGAGGSTRAGTEDTVRTLTNLGCDAAPHLSCIGASREQLREILNNYRQAGVRRVVALRGDLPSGMGGDAGELRYASELVRFIREETGDWFHIEVAAYPEIHPQAASPTVDLDHFVAKVQAGADAAITQYFFNADAYFDFVDRAQARGVSIPIVPGIMPITNYSQLSRFSEMCGAELPRWIRLRLAEFGDDKASIRAFGQDVVTELCQTLLDTGVPGLHFYTLNQSEAILGIWKNLQR, via the coding sequence ATGACTGACACAACCTCTCCCGCGTTCAGCCTGGAGTTTTTCCCGCCGCGAGATATCGCGGCCCAGGAAAGGCTGGTGCGCGCGGCCAAGCAGATGCTGGCGATTCAACCACGCTATGTCAGCGTGACTTTCGGCGCGGGTGGCTCCACGCGCGCCGGTACTGAAGACACCGTTCGCACGTTGACCAACCTCGGCTGCGATGCGGCGCCACATCTGTCTTGCATCGGTGCCTCGCGCGAGCAATTGCGCGAGATCCTCAACAATTACCGCCAGGCCGGGGTGCGCCGCGTGGTGGCTCTGCGCGGTGACTTGCCCTCGGGAATGGGGGGCGATGCCGGCGAGCTGCGTTATGCGAGTGAACTGGTGCGTTTCATCCGCGAGGAAACCGGCGATTGGTTCCACATCGAAGTGGCTGCCTATCCCGAGATACATCCGCAGGCAGCCAGCCCCACGGTCGACCTCGACCATTTCGTGGCCAAGGTCCAGGCCGGCGCCGACGCGGCCATCACGCAATACTTCTTCAACGCCGACGCCTACTTTGACTTTGTCGACCGGGCGCAGGCGCGTGGCGTGAGCATTCCTATCGTGCCGGGCATCATGCCCATCACCAACTACAGCCAGCTTTCGCGATTTTCGGAAATGTGCGGCGCGGAACTACCGCGCTGGATACGTCTGCGACTGGCGGAGTTTGGCGACGACAAGGCGTCCATCCGTGCTTTCGGCCAGGACGTGGTGACCGAGCTGTGCCAGACCTTGCTGGATACCGGCGTGCCGGGCCTGCACTTCTATACCCTGAATCAATCAGAAGCGATCCTTGGTATCTGGAAGAATCTGCAGCGCTAG